TGTCTCAGACTGTATTTAGTACACATGGAAGTAAGTTCCAGGCAGCACTTCTTAGAAGGATGCAAGACAAGTTTTTATCAGAGCATCCATCTTACTTTGACCACTCAAATCCCCATAAGGCTGCAAACTGGAGCTCTGAAGTACATTGTCAGTCACATCAAGCTGCTGGTGTCAGCTCTGAGAGTCTCTGATGGAAGTCTGGCAGAACCTGCTGAACTTCTTTTCATTTGTGACTCAATCTGAAGAGCAGTTTCACACCTCGGGAGATACAGCCAACATTCTAACCTTGCATTCCTCTGGCTCCCACAGGACTGGGGACTGTGCAAGTCCCATTTCTCTATCTGCAGCGAAATATAAATTGATTCTACTCCAATCTCTCTTTTATATACAGCTCACCATCAGGTAAACCTCCACCACTCTGCCTGTTAGCAGCTTTCCTTTATTCTCACCCCTTATAAACATgtacttttctttcttacacCAAAGCTTAACTAACATGCAAACTTCTCAATTTGGGTActtcagattttcctttttgaagGCAAAGGATAAGGCAATACTTGACAGTGTTCAACCTTAAGGCAACTATTAAGTACCTTGCCCAtgcctcagcagcaggagacacTTCTCTAACACAATCCCTCTATACCAGCTACAAGAAGCAACACCATTAAACACCACACAGACAGCAAGCTCTTGTTTCACTTTGAAGAAAAGAGCAAATTCTACACCCATTGTTGGTGGTAGTGGGAGTCACTGAGCTTACCACAGCGGAAGATGGACAACTGAGACAGCATAGGAACTTGGTAGGTCTTCCCATCAGCTCCATAAAATGGGcgtttctttgtattttcaggTCGAAATCGTGATTTCCATAAGCCCTTGAAATACACAGCATTCACTAGAACCAGTCTGGTCAAACTGCCTTCAATATCATCTGGAGCTACAATCTGATCAATCATACCtagaagaaataaaggaattcTTGAGCATTTGCTGTCATAACACTGGACAACTGTTCTTGAACAACCTGACACACGTATTACTTTAGACCCTTTGATCTGGGAGTGTGCCAGCTCCTCATGGGGCagtatatttaaaattcataaaGTCAATGGTATCCTTTGTTTGGGATAACTAGAAATCAAACATATCTTGCTGACAGTCTGATGTTTTAACAACTAACAAGGCTTTACCCTTTCCAGCATGTGAGCAGATCCAAGACTACTTGGAATAGTTTCAGCTGAAACACCTCCCCATTCACACACTGCTTGCAACATTACTATGCAAAACTGGTGATGTGGTAGAGAAAGAATTTGACAGCCTCATTTCACAAATACCACATCCAACATCATTAACACACTCCTCACATCCAGGAGGGACTTGCTTTAGCTCCAAAAGGTACCAAACAGGTAGTTCACCTGGACTGGGAACATGCTGCAAAACACGATCTCTGGCTTTAGCGTATGTAAGCTTGACAACTGGTTCAAGAGGCTTGAAGCATGAGGAGTTCTGTCAAGGCAGGGTTAGTTAAGAATCCTCCACCAACTGCGAGTCCTAAGAACAGGGTCATATCTTAGGACAGTTTAGGGCAGTCAGAGCAAAAGCTGAACTGCCCTACAGCTTCTCATAAGTCTGATTTGCTGAGTGGAACATCTGATTTGCCTGAAAGCATCTTCTGTGCTTGATAAAGCATGGACCTAAGAGAACTCTGCTTGGATTTCTCACCAATTATATGAATGCAAAGAAGAGTAAAAGCTCCCCTGATCCCATGGACAGATGGACACACATCCCTCCAGGCTACCAGACAGGCATATCTTCTGGGGCAACAAGACTGCTGGTTCCTGACACACCAGCTCTAAAACATCACACTAATGCCAGCTAAAAGACAGTTCTAAGCCACAGGACAGAGCTTTCTCTACCTCCCCATCTTTCTCCAGTATTTCCATCTGAATTGGAGGTCTCAGACACCACAAAGGCACTCACCAATACTCACcccttgtttcatttttcaccCACTGGTTGATGGAATCACATGCTGCATTTGGGTCCTCGAAGTCCACACTCTTGACACTGCACTGAAACACCTCTTTGTTCCTTGTAACAAAAGGCACTTCCATTTTAAAGCCACTCTTTGCAAACACTGCATTAGCAATTGTTACAatgtctttattcttttttgagACTATGAGCCTGTTTATCTTCTTTAAGGCTTTACCAACTCCTAGTTGGAAAAAACAGCAAGTTTAATTTAGAATAACATGATAAACCAACAGTAACTTTATATGCAACTATTAATGACATGAAAGGTCAGACATCAAGTCTGGACTAGGAAAGAAAGACCAAAGCAAGCATTCTGAAAGGACTTCCAAAATACCCATTTCTGATGTCTCATGTGCAGAACGCTACTGATTCCCAGCAAAAACATGAACTTCCACTGTGATGCCCACTGCACCTCTAGCTGTCTGCTCAGAATGTTACAGACAGTGCTTGGGATTACACTGAGGTTCAAATATTAGTGTAGAGCTACAAATCATGCTCTTCCACAGAACAAACTgttccaaaaatatttcatatcaTGTAAGCCAGGTCACTTGTCAGTTCTGTGACAGTGACAAAGAAAGTCAAAGGGTCAGCCTGCTCACtcagagagctcagcaggatTTGCATACCAAATGGTCTTGAGCCTCAGAATGTAAagcaaaaattgttttctttacttCCTTTCCATTTACTGGAGAATAAAGGAAGCTGTCAAGATTTCTATAATAAACTTCAAGTTGAGTCTTAGTTTTCTCAAAGACTAAGTCCTGGCCTAAAACAGTTACAAGCAGGACTTAATCCCTTAACACATGAGCTTGcctctaaaaaagaaaagggaaagtaGTTGGTTCCAGCGCTTAGTCAAGATCCTTAGGACCTGAAAGCAGATTGTACAAAGTGCTTGCTAGCTCCTTCACTGTGTGTGAGGGAAAGCATATGGCAGCACAGAAGAACTGCTATGCTCACCATACCCAGTTCTCCCATGTTATGGCTTATCAGGGAGTGCTTGTCTACACAAGGAAGTTAATGCCAGGCAGGCAACTTCATGTTCAACCACTGTATTGAACAGCATCCTTGGGTGGCTGTTTTTACTGCTATTATTAATGGGTTCCCTCTGTTTCCCAATTCAATTTAGGGAGAAACATTTCCTGACTACTTTCTTATGTAGACAAACAAGAGATATGAAGGGAATAAATTAGTTCAGTGTTATTCTCTTAGCTGCAGGTAAGAAAAAGCCTCAGATGGCTTTGCTGTTTCATGTATCATGAATGCTTTAACAGCACCATTAGTATGAATTTCTACATGTTCACTCTCCAATATTATGGGCAAATTCTTTTGGAGAACATACCATAACAGAGGTTCTCAAACTGTATTCTGTGGACCACTGGTGGTCCACGGAGCACTTTCTGGTGGTCCGGGGAGAGCTGGCTGGTCTCATGACGCTGGCTCTCCTCTTTGCTTCCAGCTGCTAAATTGCATTAAAAGACAGCTAAAGACAAATTAAATACTTTTCAACTATTACCTTCCCGAAGAAGCAGTTGCTGCAGTTGCCAAAGGACTGTAACACAGTCATGAACAAGAGCAGGGGAAACCTGTGCAAGGACATAGGTAGCATCCCATAAAAAGTCTCTAACCAGGTAGTGGCtactttttaaagtgtttgaGAACCTCTGTGTCTCACAGTTAGGATTAGGAAGTCTGCAGGCCAAATAAAACCAGTTGATACAATGCTTTAACATTTTTGCAAGTACTTAGATTTTGAGCATTCAAATGCTCCTAGAGCTGATTATCCCATGAAGAGATTCCAATCTACATCATTTAGATGTTAAGGTGTCAAATCATTTTGTTGTACTTTAAACTCAGGAccaaaacagcaaagcaaatgaAGACAGGACAACATGTTATATGACACTACTGCTGAAGATTTAAATGTGCACTTACCTCCTGGAGGGTTTTCTATTCTTGGAAGTAAGGCAGAATGCTGGCACTAAGATGTTAAGTCTTGCTGGCAAACACTCACAAAAATAGCATGCAAATTAAAGCAGGAAGAATCTTCAGCCTACTCCCTCTCAAGGGGCAGACACTGGCAGAAGAATATGAACACAGATGCATGCAGTGTCAGgcacaggaaagcagaaatggCTGTTTCTAGAAGAGGGCACTACAAGAACTACACATACATGGATTTTGacagcagaaacacaaacaaaactgaagagTAAAGTGAACGTATCAACTGTATGGTTAGTTTGCACTGCTTTCAGTGAGGTGCCAAGAAATATCCTCTCACTCTTATCTAAGGAACGGCACATTAAAGGTTGTTCAGTACAGCCTGAAATAGATACCGCCACCTTCCTGCTCAAAGCTAGCAGTGGACCATCATCCACCCCGCTCTGGAATACCAATTTGGCAGTTCTAGACAGGGCCCTGAGGTCATTAACCAAGCTGCTTACAAGCCAGTTTAGGTATATATACATGTCCATGCTCAAATTGCCATTTAACTTGAAGCACGTCCATTTTGTGCTTTGGTAAACAGAGCTAATTGGTGCATGATGCAATCTACCACACTTTGAAAGCCATCTCATACATCATGAAGAGTCTGACAAAACACACCCAAAACCACCTTAGGATCACTGACCATTTACACTGTATCTCATCATAGTAGTCAGCTGCTTCTTTGTCTTGccatcagctcccagctgcaACACCCCCAGGACGGAGGAAATCCCATGAGGAGAAACAACAACATTGTCCTGAGGCTTAGCTTTCACTATTTGATTGAAGACCTGGATTCCAACATCAGAGCTTAGCTCCTCCAGAGGGTAAAAACTGAACTGGGAACATACAGACATTAAAGTCCCAAGAACAAAGAGGAGTGAAAAGTGCCAATTCATGATTCCTGGTTGGAGATACCTGtaagaaaacagagaggaaagtTAAGTCAGCTGTCACAAGTACAGCAGTTTTAACCTAAATTCTTATTTACCTGAAGAGCAGGCAAGTCTTGCACACATGCCACACACCATTCACAGAGCTCTGGCAACGGGATTCACACCTCATTTTACTTACCACTACCAGGATTTTAAGTCTAGGGATTTCCAGATGCAGTGATAATCATGACATAGCTACATATCAGTGCCTAGATAAAGGACAAAAGCCACCAAGTTAGGAGACTACCTCCCACCACACCCAAGTTCAGACagttttgtgtttcagtttgaagGAGCCTTGGCATTCTATTTAGATTGCCCTTTAGAAGAACTGAGTGCTGAGAAGTGTTGTGGTATGGTCCTCACCCACTACAATGTGATGCACAGTACACCTCATAGATAATTTTCTGCAGTGAACAGAAGCATATATACATAATGCAAACGGACCTTCTGTTGTGGGAATTTACACCTGCCTAGAACAATAAAGAGTTAGCTGCATAATTGACATTCTCAATAACAGGAATGTAGAGgaaaattttagattttaaaatgcaaacgTTAAATTTGGATTTCAACCTGCACTTTTCCATTTAAGAAAATAGAGCACCTAATGAATACACAATGAAGTTAACATTCAAAATGGGCCTATCTTCATCTGCAGGTCTAacacctgacagagttcagtaTCATTACCCATGAGCTCCTAAGAACTGAAGCacaagaagcagaagcagcaacatTTTGTTCAGGACCTCCCAGCAACTGATCATAGAGAACCAAGCCCAAATGTCAACAACTGAGCACTGTAACTACTAGGCTGTATTTCCTCCTCAGGAAACTGCACTCAACCCCTTTTTTTGTTAGGGCGAAGAGACACTTAGAGAAACATGCAATAATCTCCAATTTCATTAAATTACATTCCCTGTTcacaatattttaaagacatttcaTTTGCACAGTTAACAGAACTGACTTCCACTTCCAGACCAGCCAGGAGCCTGTTTCCTCACCGAGCTGACTTCAGAAGAAAGACTGCAGAAGGTATGCAACTGAATGAAGTGTTATTTGCATAACAAATACAAAAACAGGTCTCTGCTCCCCCGGAGCCCCCTGTGCAGCATGGCACACTGCTCTTCTAGGTGCAGCACCCCAGGGTGCTGGggcccagcagagccacagcctTGTCATTCCCACCCTCCTCCCACACAGCCCAAGGAGCTGTGCCATCGCCAGCCTACCTACACTGAGTTCAAACCATGCTGGAGCACTTGACTATCAGAAAACCAGCTGGTGTTTGTACAGATTTGTTTAATCATCTTTTAATAGCATGTACTTTAACTGTGCTAAAACACTTGAAAGCGACAAATACAGCATTTCCACTTTCTTCTACATCATTTGAGGGGACAGAACTGACTTTGTCAAAGTTTGTCACTGCAGCACAGAATAAACCAAATGCTAAACATGCAATAATGCAGGAGTTTAGACATCTTTCTCCCCAGAACCCAACTTTAGTATACTTCTGACCAGAGGAACTTGCTGGACTGATTTAAGTTAggcaaaaaaaagtgaaaacgCTGTCCTACAAAGCGGGGTAACAGCCCACCCAATAATTAAGTCTTTTCCATCAACCTACTAATCCCCCAAGCAATTCTGAAGTCACTTAAGTACAATTCCTTCCAAAGGAGCTTCATACCAGCCATCAACTGCAACTACTCAAGCTTAGCCCAAAATTTAAAACGGATTGGGCTAGCTGCAGCTGAGCCTTGCAGGAAGAAAACCCAAGCACCACCCGACCCCCTGAGGCAGGTCACACAAGTCACTCCTAGGTTTGTCTTGCACCCCTCACACCACCAGCTACAGCAGGAAGATGTTATGGGGGagagccaacagcctgacaggaAAAGTaaacttgcatttaaaaaaaaaattttaaattgttaaGGAATATTCTTCAGTGTTCTTCGATACTAACACAAACCACCTGAACCAtctagttttgtttttaagggcAAGGATTCCCTCtctcacaggcagcagctccacacTGATAGCAATGCTGCCTTGCAGGAGGCAAATGTGGCTTACCACTCCAAGAAAAGCTAGATTTAGGGCTAagggttttctttggtttggtgACCATCTCTTCTCCCTAACCTGGAAACCTAAGGGGTAATTTAAACAAATTCTTAATCCTGATATTAAGCAGACTTATACCTTGACCTAGTATCTCAGCAAAAAGAAACTTCAAGGCCGTAAAACTATTACGGAGTCTTACTATTTGCACTTAGAACCAAGCAACGGTTCATGTTAGTGCAATACAGCCTGTCCCATGCAGTGAGGGACAGGGACCATGCCAGATAACAATCACAGAGCACAGTTTGAGCTGCAATTTGAAAACCCTGCTCTTGACCAAGGCAGCTCCACCTGATCCTGACAGTAAACCAAAGGAAACTCTGGTATTTTGAGTGCAATCTACCCTTGACACACTATACAGCAAGAAGCATGGCAAGACTATGAGGGCAGAGACAGGAGACTTTGAAATCAACTAAAACAATGTTTCATTGTCATTTATGCACTTCATCTGCACAAGCCTAAAGGAAGTCAGACACTTCTCTTCTTGCCTTTCCCAGAATATATTGCAAGCCTCCAAGTTTTCTACTTCACTGGTGACAGTCCCTGCCAGACTCAGGGTGACAGCCTGGCATTTTCCCCATGACATGTGAAGCCTTGTCAAAACAACCCAATTATGCTCCCAAGGCCACTGCTGCAGAATTttggtgggttttctttttttgtttcaaccAATTACATCCCACATCTTGTTTCCCCAGAATTCTCCACATTTGCCTAACCTCTCCCTCCTGACACACCATTAAGGTGGGTTGTTCTCTGTTTTGGAGCACAATCTCTAGCAGATACCTATTCAATAAGTGAAACAAAGTCGTACAGTGCTCTGAGCACAGAAAAAGAGTAAAAGCACTTTTTATCACAAATTACAGAGCAGTCACTTCTTGGCCTGGTCCTGCTATGGCCACTGCGTAATTTAACCAGGTAACTGAGGAGATAACGGGATCTTTGAGCAGAAGTGGCATCCCTATAATTAACATTTCCATCATGGATTTCACTATATTCAACTTCGGTTCAGTAACAAGAAGTGTATTTGCATATCCTGAAAGAAACAGCTTAAGTACAGTGCTGAGGGAAGAAATCCAAAAGGATGTATGATGTGTAGGATGGAAAACAGCTGACCTGCTATACAGAATATCAACAAGCTTTCAACAAGCTTTCATAACACTGAAGCTAAAACCTTAGTGATAGTTAAATCTGAATCTAATgcttcagaaaatgaaacaaaaatacaagCCAGGCATTTCTTTGCCTATGACCATTAT
This genomic window from Corvus hawaiiensis isolate bCorHaw1 chromosome 10, bCorHaw1.pri.cur, whole genome shotgun sequence contains:
- the SERPINE2 gene encoding glia-derived nexin isoform X3, producing the protein MNWHFSLLFVLGTLMSVCSQFSFYPLEELSSDVGIQVFNQIVKAKPQDNVVVSPHGISSVLGVLQLGADGKTKKQLTTMMRYSVNGVGKALKKINRLIVSKKNKDIVTIANAVFAKSGFKMEVPFVTRNKEVFQCSVKSVDFEDPNAACDSINQWVKNETRGMIDQIVAPDDIEGSLTRLVLVNAVYFKGLWKSRFRPENTKKRPFYGADGKTYQVPMLSQLSIFRCGTTSTPNELWYNIIELPYHGEMISMLIALPTESTTPLSAIIPHISTKTIGSWMTTMVAKRVQVILPKFTAEAETDLKEPLQALGITDMFDQSKANFAKITRTEGLHVSNVLQKTKIEVSEDGTKASAATTAILIARSSPPWFIVDRPFVFFIRHNPTGTILFMGQINKP
- the SERPINE2 gene encoding glia-derived nexin isoform X2, producing MNWHFSLLFVLGTLMSVCSQFSFYPLEELSSDVGIQVFNQIVKAKPQDNVVVSPHGISSVLGVLQLGADGKTKKQLTTMMRYSVNAGSKEESQRHETSQLSPDHQKVLRGPPVVHRIQFENLCYGVGKALKKINRLIVSKKNKDIVTIANAVFAKSGFKMEVPFVTRNKEVFQCSVKSVDFEDPNAACDSINQWVKNETRGMIDQIVAPDDIEGSLTRLVLVNAVYFKGLWKSRFRPENTKKRPFYGADGKTYQVPMLSQLSIFRCGTTSTPNELWYNIIELPYHGEMISMLIALPTESTTPLSAIIPHISTKTIGSWMTTMVAKRVQVILPKFTAEAETDLKEPLQALGITDMFDQSKANFAKITRTEGLHVSNVLQKTKIEVSEDGTKASAATTAILIARSSPPWFIVDRPFVFFIRHNPTGTILFMGQINKP
- the SERPINE2 gene encoding glia-derived nexin isoform X1; the protein is MNWHFSLLFVLGTLMSVCSQFSFYPLEELSSDVGIQVFNQIVKAKPQDNVVVSPHGISSVLGVLQLGADGKTKKQLTTMMRYSVNAAGSKEESQRHETSQLSPDHQKVLRGPPVVHRIQFENLCYGVGKALKKINRLIVSKKNKDIVTIANAVFAKSGFKMEVPFVTRNKEVFQCSVKSVDFEDPNAACDSINQWVKNETRGMIDQIVAPDDIEGSLTRLVLVNAVYFKGLWKSRFRPENTKKRPFYGADGKTYQVPMLSQLSIFRCGTTSTPNELWYNIIELPYHGEMISMLIALPTESTTPLSAIIPHISTKTIGSWMTTMVAKRVQVILPKFTAEAETDLKEPLQALGITDMFDQSKANFAKITRTEGLHVSNVLQKTKIEVSEDGTKASAATTAILIARSSPPWFIVDRPFVFFIRHNPTGTILFMGQINKP